A portion of the Algisphaera agarilytica genome contains these proteins:
- a CDS encoding YkgJ family cysteine cluster protein yields MSTEADNLDPSPTAEAEPQEWYAPGLSFACTQCGNCCTGAPGYVWFDDDEAQAMADAVGVDKREFYQRYAKRKFGKWTLDEVKYQGQYDCVFLERDAQGKGRCSIYETRPTQCRTWPFWASNLASPRQWAEAAQDCPGMKLPDETGGKFVPIEDIRIELAKNPDGL; encoded by the coding sequence ATGAGCACGGAAGCGGATAATTTGGATCCTTCACCGACCGCGGAGGCGGAGCCCCAGGAGTGGTACGCCCCGGGCCTGAGTTTTGCGTGCACCCAGTGCGGCAACTGCTGCACCGGCGCTCCGGGCTACGTGTGGTTCGATGACGACGAGGCCCAGGCGATGGCCGACGCGGTCGGCGTCGACAAGCGTGAGTTCTACCAGCGGTACGCCAAGCGCAAGTTCGGCAAGTGGACGCTGGACGAAGTGAAGTACCAGGGGCAGTACGACTGTGTGTTCCTCGAGCGCGACGCACAGGGCAAGGGGCGGTGCAGCATCTACGAAACCCGCCCGACGCAGTGCCGGACTTGGCCGTTCTGGGCCAGCAACCTGGCGAGCCCGCGACAGTGGGCCGAGGCGGCGCAAGACTGCCCGGGGATGAAACTGCCCGATGAGACGGGGGGCAAGTTCGTTCCGATCGAAGACATCCGGATTGAGCTGGCGAAGAATCCCGACGGGCTCTGA